Proteins encoded by one window of Microplitis demolitor isolate Queensland-Clemson2020A chromosome 6, iyMicDemo2.1a, whole genome shotgun sequence:
- the LOC103573763 gene encoding sodium/potassium/calcium exchanger 3-like gives MTKRHKHLIFYRMLLVIGIPTVYFACISFTGFITNKSSEIDYPINGRNEIRLRKLMQVEEPEVNVGNRCIAPAIEEFPPDGFTTEQRRSGFIVIHIILAIYLFLLLAVVCDDFFVPSITRICEKLNVSEDVAGATFMAAASSSPELFINVVGTFVTQGDIGIGTIVGSAVFNILAVPACCGLFASQALELDWWPVSRDSLAYAITVGLLILVFRDGRVEWYEGLILVITYILYILTMYFNKRISRCMGSMLSKRKEYKNLDNRPLLPKHCENGKVNSFESIEDEHLEIVNMTNWPESKWEKTWWVLTWPINFVLLITIPDCRRKSLKSWYPVTFVMCVVWIASMSFLVGWDITIIGDTLEIPDSVMGLTFLAAGMSVPEAVSSVIVTNQGHGTMGISNSIGSNVFDILLCLGLPWFIKATFIPKNPGLHYVQINSEGLVYSSISLFSTLILLYVAFACNKFRLDRKVGFTCLFMYGCFLVIAALTELNVFFNVNLPTCVH, from the exons ATGACAAAACGCCataaacatttaatattttaccgtATGCTATTAGTTATCGGTATACCGACGGTATATTTTGCATGTATTAGTTTTACTGGatttataactaataaaaGTTCGGAAATTGATTATCCAATAAACGGGAGAAATGAAATAC gattaCGTAAATTAATGCAGGTTGAAGAACCGGAAGTCAATGTTGGTAATCGATGTATTGCGCCAGCGATTGAAGAATTTCCTCCAGATGGTTTCACGACCGAGCAAAGACGCTCGGGATTTATAGTAATTCATATAATCCttgctatttatttatttttactgctcGCGGTTGTTTGTGATGACTTTTTTGTTCCTTCGATTACACGAATATGTGAaa aactAAATGTATCGGAAGATGTTGCTGGTGCAACATTTATGGCAGCAGCATCATCCAGTcccgaattatttataaatgtcgTCGGAACTTTTGTAACTCAAGGTGATATTGGAATTGGTACAATCGTGGGTTCTGCAGTATTTAATATTCTCGCTGTTCCTGCATGCTGTGGACTTTTTGCTAGTcag gCTCTAGAACTTGATTGGTGGCCAGTGAGTCGAGATTCTCTAGCCTATGCCATCACTGTCGGTTTACTTATTTTGGTATTTCGTGATGGCCGAGTTGAATGGTATGAAGGATTAATTCTTGTCATCACTTATATTCTATACATACTAA ccaTGTATTTTAACAAACGCATCAGTCGATGTATGGGCTCAATGTTATCCAAAAGAAAggagtataaaaatttagacaACCGACCTTTGTTACCAAAAc atTGCGAAAATGGAAAAGTAAATAGTTTTGAATCTATCGAAGATGAGCATCTTGAAATAGTAAACATGACTAATTGGCCAGAATCTAAGTGGGAAAAAACCTGGTGGGTATTAACCTGGCCGATAAATTTTGTGTTGCTGATAACAATCCCGGATTGCCGAAGAAAATCATTGAAGTCTTGGTATCCAGTTACATTTGTAATGTGTGTTGTTTGGATAGCTTCAATGTCATTCCTCGTCGGCTGGGACATAACAATCATCg GTGATACTCTAGAGATCCCAGACTCAGTAATGGGTTTAACATTTCTTGCCGCTGGGATGAGTGTTCCTGAGGCTGTGTCTAGCGTTATCGTAACAAATCAAG gaCATGGTACCATGGGAATCAGTAACTCGATTGGTTCAAATGTCTTCGATATACTTTTATGTCTTGGATTGCCTTGGTTTATAAAAGCTACATTTATACCAAAAAATCCAGGATTACATTACGTTCAGATAAATTCCGAGGGACTAGTCTACAGCTCGATATCACtattttcaactttaattCTACTTTACGTGGCTTTTGCATGTAACAAATTTCGACTTGACCGTAAAGTTGGCTTTACTTGTCTATTTATGTACGGGTGTTTTCTAGTAATAGCTGCACTCACTGaactaaatgtattttttaatgttaatctTCCGACATGTGTTCATTGA